Proteins encoded within one genomic window of Streptomyces sp. NBC_01237:
- a CDS encoding 2-keto-4-pentenoate hydratase: protein MNISVDDVRVKAKALYESRATGRPIPPFTDEHPALDMHDGYAIQRELVGMLTAAGDTVVGYKAGLTSAPMQELFGVSTPDYGPVLGSTVYENGATTPGGSFIAPKVEAEIVFRLGTSLKGPGVTVAAAREAISDVMAGLEIVDSRIEDWRIRLADTIADLASNGAVVLGPPVALPDDCDVRLVGMAFSRNGALVATGAGAAALGDPVAVVAWLANVLGEHGVTLEAGQLIMTGALHAAVTMCPGDSFVAEFDRLGTVTLHVGDR from the coding sequence GTGAACATCTCGGTGGACGATGTCAGAGTCAAGGCCAAGGCGCTCTACGAATCACGTGCGACGGGCCGCCCCATCCCTCCCTTCACCGACGAGCATCCCGCGCTGGACATGCACGACGGATACGCCATCCAGCGCGAACTGGTCGGGATGCTGACAGCGGCCGGCGACACCGTCGTCGGCTACAAGGCGGGACTCACCTCCGCCCCGATGCAGGAGCTGTTCGGTGTCAGTACCCCGGACTACGGACCGGTGCTGGGTTCGACCGTGTACGAGAACGGAGCCACCACGCCGGGCGGCTCGTTCATCGCGCCCAAGGTCGAGGCGGAGATCGTTTTCCGGCTCGGCACGTCGCTCAAGGGGCCCGGTGTCACCGTGGCCGCGGCACGGGAGGCGATCTCCGACGTCATGGCGGGGCTGGAGATCGTCGATTCCCGGATCGAGGACTGGCGGATCCGGCTCGCGGACACCATCGCCGACCTCGCGTCGAACGGAGCGGTGGTACTCGGCCCTCCGGTCGCCCTGCCCGACGACTGCGATGTGCGCCTCGTCGGTATGGCCTTCTCCCGCAACGGCGCACTCGTGGCGACCGGAGCCGGTGCCGCTGCCCTGGGTGATCCGGTCGCCGTGGTCGCCTGGCTGGCGAATGTGCTCGGCGAGCACGGTGTGACGCTCGAAGCGGGTCAGCTGATCATGACCGGCGCCCTTCACGCCGCGGTCACGATGTGTCCCGGCGACAGCTTCGTGGCCGAGTTCGACCGGCTGGGCACCGTCACCCTTCACGTGGGCGACAGGTAG
- the dmpG gene encoding 4-hydroxy-2-oxovalerate aldolase has translation MSAAASPGGAGKPVLIYDASLRDGHHAVRHQLDREQLRSYARAADAAGVPMVEVGHGNGLGASSLQVGQSRLGDDEMLSIVRESLRDSRMAVFMLPGWGTTADLERAIAHQVDVVRIGTHCTEGDLAERHVGFLREQGVQAQAVLLMSHMASPERLAHECARLVEFGANAVGIMDSSGHYLPADVTERVAAMREAVEVPVMFHAHNNLGMAVANSIAAAEAGADILDACARGFGAGAGNTQLEVLVPVLERMGFPTGIDLYGLLDAADIAERELMPAPPTIDSVSVVSGLAGVFSGFKNRVLDISRREDVDPRDVFFELGKRQAVAGQEDLIVEVALALKAARSA, from the coding sequence ATGAGCGCAGCAGCATCTCCCGGCGGCGCCGGGAAGCCGGTCCTCATCTACGACGCGTCCCTGCGCGACGGCCATCACGCGGTCCGTCACCAGCTGGACCGTGAACAACTGCGGTCCTATGCGAGGGCGGCGGACGCCGCCGGCGTTCCCATGGTCGAGGTGGGGCACGGCAACGGTCTGGGTGCCTCCTCCCTCCAGGTCGGGCAGTCCCGGCTCGGTGACGACGAGATGCTGTCGATCGTGCGGGAGTCCCTGCGCGACAGCAGGATGGCCGTCTTCATGCTGCCGGGATGGGGTACGACCGCGGACCTGGAGCGGGCCATCGCCCATCAGGTGGATGTGGTGCGGATCGGCACCCACTGCACCGAAGGGGACCTCGCCGAACGGCATGTGGGCTTTCTCCGGGAGCAGGGGGTCCAGGCCCAGGCCGTTCTTCTGATGAGTCATATGGCGAGTCCCGAACGGCTGGCTCATGAATGCGCCCGGCTGGTGGAGTTCGGCGCGAACGCGGTGGGCATCATGGACTCCTCCGGCCACTATCTGCCGGCCGATGTCACGGAGCGCGTCGCCGCCATGCGGGAAGCCGTCGAGGTACCGGTGATGTTCCACGCCCACAACAACCTCGGGATGGCGGTCGCGAACTCGATCGCCGCCGCGGAAGCGGGTGCGGACATCCTGGACGCCTGCGCCCGGGGTTTCGGAGCGGGCGCCGGGAACACCCAGCTCGAGGTCCTGGTGCCCGTGCTGGAACGGATGGGCTTCCCGACGGGCATCGACCTGTACGGTCTGCTGGACGCGGCCGACATCGCCGAGCGCGAACTCATGCCGGCACCGCCCACCATCGACTCGGTGAGTGTCGTCAGCGGCCTGGCCGGAGTGTTCTCCGGGTTCAAGAACCGGGTCCTGGACATCTCGCGGCGTGAGGACGTCGATCCGCGTGACGTCTTCTTCGAACTGGGCAAGAGGCAGGCCGTGGCGGGCCAGGAGGACCTCATCGTCGAGGTGGCCCTCGCCCTGAAGGCTGCTCGTAGTGCGTGA
- a CDS encoding acetaldehyde dehydrogenase (acetylating), with amino-acid sequence MKRNGRLPVAVLGAGLIGVDLAEKIMRSEYLDCGLVVGRDEKTPGLRQAAELGLAIGTRGIESLLDAPQPFGIVFDATNAMAHAEHAERLSLSGTKLVDLTPSKVGRMVIPSVNGAEVLSCDDINMISCGGQASIPILHAITQGHRVEYVEVVTTAASPSVGRSTRLNLDEYVETTQDAVRDFTGVKDVKAILNVSPARPPATFRVAMSMLGEGFGTASVNAAVTAAADQVRSFAKGYRITACVVEESKVFVAAEVTSSGGRIPRYAGNLDIINSAAVHVAEQCAAVGLASTGTETS; translated from the coding sequence ATGAAGCGAAACGGGCGCCTGCCCGTGGCCGTCCTCGGCGCCGGCCTCATCGGAGTCGATCTGGCAGAGAAGATCATGCGTTCCGAGTACCTCGACTGCGGGCTGGTCGTGGGACGCGACGAAAAGACGCCCGGCCTGCGGCAGGCGGCCGAACTCGGTCTTGCCATCGGTACGCGCGGTATCGAGTCCCTCCTGGACGCCCCGCAGCCGTTCGGCATCGTGTTCGACGCGACCAACGCCATGGCCCATGCCGAGCACGCGGAACGCCTGAGCCTGTCGGGTACGAAGCTCGTGGACCTGACACCGAGCAAGGTCGGGCGGATGGTGATTCCGAGCGTGAACGGGGCGGAGGTCCTGAGCTGCGACGACATCAACATGATCAGCTGTGGTGGCCAGGCGTCGATACCGATCCTGCACGCGATCACCCAGGGACACAGGGTCGAGTACGTCGAGGTCGTCACGACGGCCGCCAGTCCGAGTGTCGGGCGCTCCACCCGGCTCAATCTCGACGAGTACGTCGAGACCACACAGGACGCGGTACGTGACTTCACCGGCGTCAAGGACGTCAAGGCGATCCTCAACGTCAGTCCGGCCCGGCCGCCGGCGACCTTCCGGGTCGCCATGTCGATGCTGGGGGAGGGGTTCGGCACGGCGTCGGTGAACGCGGCCGTGACGGCCGCGGCCGACCAGGTTCGCTCCTTCGCCAAGGGCTACCGGATCACCGCGTGTGTCGTGGAGGAGAGCAAGGTGTTCGTCGCCGCGGAGGTCACTTCGTCCGGCGGACGCATTCCCCGGTACGCCGGCAACCTCGACATCATCAACTCCGCCGCGGTTCATGTCGCCGAACAGTGCGCGGCGGTCGGCCTGGCGAGCACGGGTACGGAGACGTCATGA
- a CDS encoding LnmK family bifunctional acyltransferase/decarboxylase, with product MTTLHTAPGALVPADAGVSRHVVVAPGMCSGGSTVFGRIGDWTWEVVSESCRVNVHAARTAAGDPAYLSFYYFHVRGGDVVHPHGLTFGDELRVDSRAFQFGSQSVITLHRLAPAGLELPDGPLDPAEVYEHPHPHCLYAENFNRWVARTTAGSNRSLAQVTPPDFSYQELAPLPNAYSPRSLVGRARATGSFHPTGPPGFQEAGQPRTFPYALDVVRDLNGAGLMYFASYFAVFDTMLLRLWRSLGRTDEQFLRRRVIDQKIGYFGNADPGTVFEVTVRRWRSTGSSEAEVADMALRDTATGQLIAVTAIEIEVGAAGIRPSDGG from the coding sequence ATGACCACTCTTCACACCGCACCGGGTGCTCTGGTCCCGGCCGACGCCGGGGTCTCCCGTCATGTGGTCGTCGCGCCGGGAATGTGCAGTGGCGGCTCCACGGTGTTCGGCCGGATCGGGGACTGGACCTGGGAGGTGGTGAGCGAGTCGTGCCGGGTCAACGTACACGCGGCCCGGACCGCCGCCGGAGACCCCGCCTACCTGTCCTTCTACTACTTCCATGTGCGCGGCGGAGATGTCGTCCATCCCCACGGACTCACCTTCGGCGACGAACTCCGGGTCGACTCCCGGGCCTTCCAGTTCGGCAGTCAGTCGGTCATCACGCTGCACCGGCTGGCCCCCGCCGGCCTGGAGCTGCCGGACGGACCACTGGACCCGGCGGAAGTGTACGAACACCCGCACCCGCACTGCCTCTACGCGGAGAACTTCAACCGGTGGGTCGCCCGCACCACCGCGGGCAGCAACCGGTCTCTCGCCCAGGTGACACCGCCGGACTTCAGCTACCAGGAGCTGGCGCCGCTTCCGAACGCCTACTCCCCCCGGTCCCTGGTGGGCCGGGCCCGGGCCACCGGAAGCTTCCACCCCACGGGGCCGCCCGGATTCCAGGAGGCCGGGCAGCCCCGGACCTTCCCCTACGCACTGGACGTCGTGCGCGACCTCAACGGTGCCGGACTGATGTACTTCGCCTCGTATTTCGCCGTCTTCGACACGATGCTGCTGCGGCTGTGGCGCTCGCTGGGACGGACGGACGAACAGTTCCTGCGGCGCAGGGTGATCGACCAGAAGATCGGTTACTTCGGCAACGCCGACCCCGGCACGGTCTTCGAGGTCACCGTACGCAGGTGGCGGAGCACCGGGTCCTCGGAGGCCGAGGTGGCCGACATGGCCCTGCGCGACACGGCGACCGGGCAGCTGATAGCCGTCACCGCGATCGAGATCGAGGTCGGGGCGGCGGGCATCCGCCCCTCGGACGGCGGGTGA
- a CDS encoding histidinol-phosphate transaminase yields the protein MSYPPLRAVLETVASYKPSDGVHGSTERARPLSANESPHTPLPGIVEVIERAGSLVNRYPDPGCGPLVDAIARSHGIEEDRIVAGAGSVALLQTLFQAIADPGAEAVYAWPSFEVYPTLAALAGVESVQVPLADETHDLRAMADRISSRTRLVIICNPNNPTGTVVGHEELREFIESVPPTCLVAVDEAYYEYVRGPAVPSALRLCAAHPNLVVLRTFSKAYGLAGLRTGYLVGDAHVVERLRRACLPYAVNTVAQQAAVAALGLEEQLLRRVDSTVAERTRVRDTLVRRGWEIPDSQANFLWLRLGRHAVGFGEWCAGRGIAVRAFGDVGVRVSIGSAEDNDQFLAAADEWRSAGRTATAGAGRPRQVRKEAEV from the coding sequence ATGTCTTATCCACCGCTGCGCGCGGTTCTCGAAACCGTTGCCTCCTACAAGCCGTCCGACGGTGTCCACGGGTCGACCGAGCGAGCTCGCCCGCTGTCGGCGAACGAGTCGCCGCACACCCCTCTGCCCGGCATCGTCGAGGTGATCGAGCGGGCCGGATCCCTGGTGAACCGCTATCCGGACCCCGGCTGCGGACCGCTGGTGGATGCCATCGCCCGGTCCCACGGGATCGAGGAGGACCGCATCGTGGCCGGTGCCGGTTCCGTGGCCCTCCTGCAGACACTGTTCCAGGCGATCGCCGATCCTGGCGCCGAAGCCGTGTACGCCTGGCCGTCGTTCGAGGTCTACCCCACGCTCGCCGCCCTGGCCGGCGTGGAATCCGTACAGGTGCCGCTGGCCGACGAGACCCATGACCTGCGGGCCATGGCCGACCGGATCTCCTCCCGGACCAGGCTCGTCATCATCTGCAACCCCAACAATCCGACGGGCACGGTCGTCGGTCACGAAGAGCTCCGGGAGTTCATCGAGTCCGTACCACCGACCTGCCTGGTGGCCGTGGACGAGGCCTATTACGAGTACGTCCGCGGGCCGGCGGTGCCCAGTGCCCTGCGGCTGTGCGCCGCGCATCCGAACCTGGTCGTGCTGCGTACGTTCTCGAAGGCCTACGGACTGGCCGGACTGCGGACCGGATACCTGGTGGGGGATGCCCATGTCGTCGAAAGGCTGCGCAGGGCATGCCTCCCCTACGCGGTGAACACCGTCGCGCAGCAGGCGGCCGTCGCGGCCCTGGGACTTGAGGAGCAGCTGCTGCGGCGCGTCGACAGCACGGTCGCGGAACGCACTCGCGTACGGGACACCCTGGTGCGCCGCGGCTGGGAGATCCCGGACAGCCAGGCGAACTTCCTCTGGCTGCGACTGGGCCGGCACGCCGTCGGCTTCGGTGAGTGGTGTGCGGGCAGGGGCATCGCGGTACGGGCGTTCGGGGACGTGGGCGTGCGTGTGTCGATCGGTTCCGCCGAGGACAACGACCAGTTCCTCGCCGCGGCGGACGAGTGGCGCTCCGCAGGGCGGACGGCCACGGCCGGGGCCGGGCGGCCGCGTCAGGTCCGAAAGGAGGCGGAGGTATGA
- a CDS encoding acyl carrier protein, translating to MYDVLKDILVGELHVREEDVVPTATREEVGLDSLSVLELATALNERLGIEVHDYELLDAGTLADVARLMAERRPGG from the coding sequence GTGTACGACGTACTCAAAGACATCCTGGTCGGCGAACTGCACGTACGCGAGGAGGATGTCGTGCCCACGGCCACCCGTGAAGAGGTCGGGCTGGACTCCCTGTCGGTGCTGGAACTCGCCACCGCACTGAACGAGCGGCTCGGCATCGAGGTCCACGACTACGAACTGCTGGACGCCGGCACCCTCGCCGACGTGGCCCGTCTGATGGCGGAACGGCGGCCGGGAGGCTGA